Genomic window (Aquimarina sp. BL5):
AATGAACGTTTTGTAAACAATGCGCCCGAACAAGTTATTGCTAATGAACGAAAGAAAGAAGCGGATGCGGAAGCTAAAATAGCTACTTTGAAATCTAGTCTTTCTAGTTTAGGATAGTTATTAAATTTTTTAGTGAATAAAAAAAGCACTTTGATCTTAATGGTTTAAAGTGCTTTTTTATATGTCGGTAATATGCTTATTAACCAGTTCTATATATTTTAATTTAGCTTCTTCCGGAGTAAGGTTCTTTACCTGAAACAGCGCATTGAGTTTAAATGCATTTCTAAGCTCACTATTTCCGGATGGAGTATAAAAACCCTCGGTATATGTTGCTTGTTTATAGTATGCATAGAAATGTAGCATAACATCAGGTGGCAATTCTATTTTGGTATTGCAAGCTTTTTCAAAAGCCTTTTGGAAAGTGATATTTAATTCCTCATTGGTCATAACTATACGCTAGCGATAATACTTTCTCCTCCTTTAACTTTTTGGTTTAGTGAAACATTAATTTCCGTTCCTATTGGTAAATACACGTCCACTCTGGAGCCGAATTTAATAAACCCACTATCAGAACCTTGGATTACTTTTTCGCCTTCTTTAGCATAATTTACGATTCTTTTTGCTAATGCCCCAGCAATTTGTCGATAAAGAATCTCAACAAAACTATTTTTCACAACAACTGTAGTTCGTTCATTTTCCTCAGATGCTTTGGGATGCCAGGCAACAAGATATTTTCCTGGATGGTACTTGCTGAATTTTACATCTCCATTAATTGGATGTCTGGTAACATGAACATTAATTGGAGACATAAAAATAGAAACTTGTAATCTATTTTCTTTGAAGTATTCTTTTTCAAATACCTCTTCTATTACGACTACTTTGCCATCTACCGGAGCTACTATAGTATTGTCGTTTATATCAGTATGTCTCTTAGGATTTCTGAAAAATTGTAATATTAAGATCAAAAAGATCAATGTGACCAAAAATATACCAATAATCCATTCATCTATCTGAATCGATACGTAAGATGCTGCATTAATACCTAGAAAAAGTACTATTGCTACCGAAATAATTTTATAACCTTCTTTATGAAACATGCTTCAATATTTGTAAAAATGCATATAAAAATGGACTAGCAAATATAATACTATCCAAACGATCAAAAATCCCACCATGACCAGGCATTATAGATCCACTATCTTTTACTCCAGCTTGCCTTTTGAATTTAGACTGTATAAGGTCACCTAGAGTACCAAAAATACTCATAATTATACTTATAATCAACCAGATCATAATTGATAAGGTATCAGAAAATATTGATATTAAGTATCCAGCTAATAAAGTAAAAAGAAAACCTCCTACAAACCCTTCAATTGTTTTTTTTGGGGATATACGTTCTAATAACTTACGTTTTCCAAAATTTTTACCAACCAAATAGGCAAATGTGTCATTCGTCCAAATCATTAAAAGAGGTCCTGCTACCATAATAGGATTGTATTCGTTATCATATGATGGTATAAGTGTTAAAAACACTATTGATGTAATAAGGTAAAATATACTGGTG
Coding sequences:
- a CDS encoding acyl-CoA-binding protein, which gives rise to MTNEELNITFQKAFEKACNTKIELPPDVMLHFYAYYKQATYTEGFYTPSGNSELRNAFKLNALFQVKNLTPEEAKLKYIELVNKHITDI
- a CDS encoding phosphatidylserine decarboxylase family protein — encoded protein: MFHKEGYKIISVAIVLFLGINAASYVSIQIDEWIIGIFLVTLIFLILILQFFRNPKRHTDINDNTIVAPVDGKVVVIEEVFEKEYFKENRLQVSIFMSPINVHVTRHPINGDVKFSKYHPGKYLVAWHPKASEENERTTVVVKNSFVEILYRQIAGALAKRIVNYAKEGEKVIQGSDSGFIKFGSRVDVYLPIGTEINVSLNQKVKGGESIIASV
- a CDS encoding phosphatidate cytidylyltransferase, translated to MKELLTRSLSGFLYISILLISIFTHKYTFIGVFFVFGIICIYEFQKLIHLKKAWLYFIFIGFFLLFHTPNFSTPYTVTLVVLGLTIITQLFLVRDLITIRIIPMFEKRKYFTSIFYLITSIVFLTLIPSYDNEYNPIMVAGPLLMIWTNDTFAYLVGKNFGKRKLLERISPKKTIEGFVGGFLFTLLAGYLISIFSDTLSIMIWLIISIIMSIFGTLGDLIQSKFKRQAGVKDSGSIMPGHGGIFDRLDSIIFASPFLYAFLQILKHVS